From the Streptomyces sp. NBC_01216 genome, the window CGCCGGCACGGTATGGCTCGGCGAGGGTCCGGAGGGACCCGTCGCCATCAAGCTGCTGCGTGAGGACCTGGCCTCGGACCAGGAGCTCGTCGGCCGTTTCGTCCGGGAGCGCACCGCCCTGCTCGGACTCGACCACCCCCATGTGGTCGCCGTCCGCGACCTCGTCGTCGACGGAAACGACCTCGCGCTCGTCATGGACCTGGTGCGCGGCACCGACCTGCGGACACGACTCGACCGGGAACGCAGGCTGGCCCCCGAGGCGGCCGTCGCGATCATCGCCGACGTCGCCGACGCCCTCGCCGCCGCACACGCCGCCGGCGTGGTCCACCGCGACGTCAAGCCGGAGAACATCCTGCTCGACATGGAGGGCCGGCTCGGGCCCGGCGGTGCCCACCCGGCACTCCTCACCGACTTCGGCGTGGCCAAGCTGATCGACACCCCGGGCCGCACCAAGGCGACCAGGATCATCGGAACCCCCGACTACCTGGCCCCCGAGATCGTGGAGGGCCTGCCGCCGCGCGCCGCCGTCGACATCTACGCGCTGGCCACCGTCCTGTACGAACTCCTCGCCGGCTTCACACCCTTCGGCGGCGGCCACCCGGGCGCCGTCCTGCGGCGCCATGTCACCGAGACCGTCGTCCCGCTGCCGGGCATCCCCGAGGAACTGTGGCAGCTGGTCGTCCAGTGCCTGGCGAAGGCCCCCGCGTCACGCCTGCGGGCCTCGGAACTCGCGGCCCGGCTGCGCGAGGTCCTCCCGCTGCTCGCCGGCATCCCGCCCCTCGACGTGGACGAGCCGGACGCCGAACCCGCCCCGGAGCCCTCCGGCGAGGAAACCGGCGCGACGACGACGGCCGACGGAAGCTCGCCGCGCCGGTTGGCCGTGCCGCTGGTCCCCGGCGCCGCGCCGGACTCCAACCGCGACACCCACACCTCCATGCGCGTCCCGGCCCCCGACGAACTCTCCGGCGGACCCCTGGGGACCGCCCGCGCCCCCCGCGCCGCGGGTGCCCGCCGCCCCGGTTCCGCCCGCCACAAGGCGGAGGCGGTCCGCAAACGGCGTATCACCCTCTCGGTCGCCGCGGTCGTGGTGACCGGTGCGCTCGCGGCGGGAGGCTATCTCGCGAGCGCCGGGGACGGCGAGGCACCGCCACAGGACTCCAAGACCTCCTCCGGGCCCTGAACCGTCCGGGGCGCGGGGCCACGCCCGCGCACCCGCCCGGGAGGCGACGCGCCCCGGGCCGCCCCGGCCCGCCCGGGGTCCTCCGTACGGACCCGGCGACCGCCGTGCGGCCGGTCCGGCGGCCGTGAGCCCGGTGCGATCGGCGCGTCACCTCCCGGGCGGGGGGCCGGGGATTCGCGGCGAGCCGTTACGCTGGACGCGTGGCAGTCGTCGATGTATCCGAAGAGCTGAAGTCCCTCTCCTCGACCATGGGGTCGATCGAGGCCGTCCTGGACCTCGAACGGATGAGGGCAGACATCGCCGTGCTCGAAGAGCAGGCCGCGGCCCCGTCCCTCTGGGACGACCCGGAGGCGGCGCAGAAGATCACCAGCAAGCTTTCGCACCTCCAGGCGGAGGTCCGCAAGGCCGAGGCCCTGCGCGGCCGGATCG encodes:
- a CDS encoding serine/threonine-protein kinase: MARNIGSRYKAHQILGRGSAGTVWLGEGPEGPVAIKLLREDLASDQELVGRFVRERTALLGLDHPHVVAVRDLVVDGNDLALVMDLVRGTDLRTRLDRERRLAPEAAVAIIADVADALAAAHAAGVVHRDVKPENILLDMEGRLGPGGAHPALLTDFGVAKLIDTPGRTKATRIIGTPDYLAPEIVEGLPPRAAVDIYALATVLYELLAGFTPFGGGHPGAVLRRHVTETVVPLPGIPEELWQLVVQCLAKAPASRLRASELAARLREVLPLLAGIPPLDVDEPDAEPAPEPSGEETGATTTADGSSPRRLAVPLVPGAAPDSNRDTHTSMRVPAPDELSGGPLGTARAPRAAGARRPGSARHKAEAVRKRRITLSVAAVVVTGALAAGGYLASAGDGEAPPQDSKTSSGP